In Fimbriiglobus ruber, a genomic segment contains:
- a CDS encoding response regulator, producing the protein MSMTDPTSYTPAADATILVVDDSPLDRRVVGWVLEKHGGWSVEYAGDGARALELIARNPPRLVLTDLQMPVLDGLALVEQVRTRHPQIPVVLMTGHGSEEISAAALRAGAASYVEKRSLAVDLVSVLEQVLGASHADGPRNRTNDYLTRAASCHVLPTDPLLVGPLVGALQEPLLAMGVCDPTDVTRVGIALEEALLNALYHGNLEVGSELKRDDDRAFYRLAAERRGQAPYRDRRIRVLARVRRERAVYRITDDGPGFNVAALTDTADPSRPSGRGITLMRTFMDRVTFNAVGNEVTMVKLRNAARKVQSGSVASS; encoded by the coding sequence ATGAGCATGACTGACCCGACCTCCTACACTCCGGCCGCCGACGCGACCATCCTCGTCGTGGACGACTCGCCCCTCGACCGGCGGGTGGTCGGTTGGGTGTTGGAAAAACACGGCGGCTGGAGCGTCGAATACGCGGGCGACGGGGCCCGGGCGCTCGAACTGATCGCCCGCAACCCGCCGCGGCTCGTCCTCACCGACCTTCAGATGCCGGTCCTGGACGGTCTCGCCCTGGTCGAACAGGTCCGGACCCGCCACCCACAGATCCCGGTCGTCCTCATGACCGGGCACGGGAGCGAGGAGATTTCCGCCGCCGCCCTCCGGGCCGGCGCGGCCAGCTACGTCGAGAAGCGGAGTCTGGCCGTCGATCTGGTGTCCGTCCTGGAACAGGTTCTCGGCGCGTCCCACGCCGACGGACCCAGGAATCGGACGAACGATTACTTGACGCGTGCGGCCAGTTGTCACGTGCTGCCGACGGACCCGTTGCTCGTCGGCCCGCTCGTCGGCGCACTTCAGGAGCCCCTGCTGGCGATGGGCGTGTGCGACCCGACCGACGTGACCCGGGTCGGCATCGCGCTGGAAGAGGCTCTTCTGAATGCCCTGTATCACGGCAACCTGGAAGTGGGTTCCGAACTGAAGCGGGACGACGACCGGGCGTTTTACCGGCTGGCGGCCGAGCGGCGGGGGCAGGCTCCCTACCGGGACCGCCGCATCCGAGTCCTGGCCCGCGTGCGCCGCGAGCGGGCGGTGTACCGGATCACCGACGACGGACCCGGATTCAACGTGGCCGCTTTGACGGACACAGCCGATCCGAGTCGCCCGAGCGGTCGCGGGATCACGCTGATGCGCACGTTCATGGACCGCGTGACCTTCAACGCAGTCGGGAACGAGGTCACGATGGTGAAGCTCCGAAACGCCGCGCGGAAAGTGCAATCAGGAAGCGTGGCGTCATCGTGA